Proteins encoded together in one Variovorax paradoxus EPS window:
- a CDS encoding lytic transglycosylase domain-containing protein — protein sequence MSFTGRCNDDPGATATADGTAISRRKCLGVAAASGVLSLAALPQTAFAGAQIEEPLIDSVRTALSSAIHNKAPPVPEFTTTEARLAYLRWLGEMSERLKKKIADWPSRKEFLQTAWYEAKRSGLDVSLVLGLVQVESNFRKFAVSSAGARGYMQVMPFWTRVIGDSDSAKLFHMQTNLRFGCVILRHYLDRENGDLYMTLGRYNGSRGKSPYPNAVFANQRLWAYDDKARERERDREREKDRSAA from the coding sequence ATGAGCTTCACCGGCCGTTGCAACGACGACCCAGGGGCAACCGCTACGGCGGATGGCACAGCCATCTCGCGGCGCAAGTGCCTTGGTGTTGCCGCGGCTTCGGGCGTTCTGTCGCTGGCGGCGCTGCCGCAGACCGCTTTCGCCGGCGCACAGATCGAAGAGCCCTTGATCGACTCGGTACGCACCGCGCTGAGTTCGGCGATCCACAACAAGGCGCCGCCGGTGCCCGAGTTCACGACCACCGAGGCGCGCCTGGCCTACCTGCGCTGGCTCGGCGAAATGAGCGAGCGGCTCAAGAAGAAGATCGCCGACTGGCCCTCGCGCAAGGAATTCCTGCAGACCGCCTGGTACGAAGCCAAGCGCTCGGGGCTCGACGTGAGCCTGGTGCTCGGGCTGGTGCAGGTCGAGAGCAACTTCCGCAAGTTCGCGGTGTCGAGCGCCGGTGCGCGCGGCTACATGCAGGTGATGCCGTTCTGGACACGCGTGATCGGCGACAGCGACTCGGCCAAGCTCTTTCACATGCAGACCAACCTGCGCTTTGGCTGCGTGATCCTGCGCCACTACCTCGACCGCGAGAACGGCGACCTGTACATGACCCTCGGCCGCTACAACGGCAGCCGCGGCAAGTCGCCGTATCCGAACGCCGTGTTCGCGAACCAGCGGCTCTGGGCCTACGACGACAAGGCGCGAGAACGCGAAAGAGACCGCGAGCGCGAGAAGGACCGTTCGGCAGCTTGA
- a CDS encoding proline--tRNA ligase, whose amino-acid sequence MKASRFFVSTLKEAPADAEVASHRLMMRAGMIKKLGTGIYTYMPMGLRVIRKVEAIVREEMNRAGAIELTMPVVQPAEFWQETGRFEKMGPELLRIKDRHDRDFVIQPTSEEVVTDIARQEIRSYKQLPKNFYQIQTKFRDERRPRFGLMRGREFIMKDAYSFDRDLDAAKASYQIMAQAYRNIFDRFGLRYRAVAADSGAIGGDLSEEFQVIAATGEDAIVYCPDSNYAANMEKAEALAPAGPRPAAAKALEKTPTPGKSTCADVAELLGVPLATTIKSLVLATDIVDEAGNPKGSQVWLLLLRGDHDMNEIKVSKVPGLDQGFRFATLAEIDEHFGCKPGYLGPLNLKKPVKLVADREAAVLADWITGANEVDFHMTGVNWGRDLPEPEIVADLRNVVAGDASPDGKGVLAIERGIEVGHVFVLGTKYSKDMNATYLDEGGKPQFLEMGCYGIGITRLPAAAIEQNHDERGIIWPDALAPFTVVVCPIGMDRSPEVKVSAEALYEELLAKGVDVLLDDRGERPGAMFADWELIGVPHRVVISDRGLKEGQLEYQHRRDTAATKVPSADIADFIAGKLAA is encoded by the coding sequence ATGAAAGCTTCCCGATTTTTTGTCTCCACCCTCAAGGAAGCGCCCGCCGATGCCGAGGTGGCGAGCCACCGGCTGATGATGCGGGCCGGCATGATCAAGAAGCTCGGCACGGGCATCTACACCTACATGCCGATGGGCCTGCGCGTGATCCGCAAGGTCGAGGCGATCGTTCGGGAAGAAATGAACCGCGCCGGCGCCATCGAGCTCACGATGCCGGTGGTTCAGCCGGCCGAGTTCTGGCAGGAGACCGGCCGCTTCGAGAAGATGGGCCCCGAGCTCTTGCGCATCAAGGACCGGCATGACCGCGACTTCGTGATCCAGCCCACCAGCGAAGAAGTGGTGACCGACATCGCGCGCCAGGAAATCCGCAGCTACAAGCAGCTGCCGAAGAATTTCTACCAGATCCAGACCAAGTTCCGCGACGAACGCCGTCCGCGCTTCGGCCTGATGCGCGGGCGCGAATTCATCATGAAGGACGCCTACAGCTTCGACCGCGACCTCGACGCGGCCAAGGCCAGCTACCAGATCATGGCGCAGGCGTATCGCAACATCTTCGACCGTTTTGGTCTCCGCTACCGCGCTGTGGCGGCCGACAGCGGCGCCATCGGCGGCGACCTGAGCGAAGAGTTCCAGGTGATCGCCGCCACGGGCGAAGACGCCATCGTCTACTGCCCCGACAGCAATTACGCCGCCAACATGGAAAAGGCCGAAGCGCTCGCTCCGGCCGGTCCGCGCCCCGCAGCCGCCAAGGCGCTCGAGAAGACGCCGACCCCCGGCAAGAGCACCTGTGCCGACGTGGCCGAGCTGCTCGGCGTGCCGCTCGCGACCACCATCAAGTCGCTGGTGCTGGCCACCGATATCGTCGATGAGGCCGGCAACCCGAAGGGTTCGCAGGTCTGGCTGCTGCTCCTGCGCGGCGACCACGACATGAACGAGATCAAGGTCAGCAAGGTGCCGGGCCTTGACCAAGGATTCCGCTTTGCGACCCTCGCCGAGATCGACGAGCACTTCGGCTGCAAGCCCGGCTACCTCGGCCCGCTGAACCTCAAGAAGCCAGTCAAGCTGGTTGCCGACCGCGAGGCTGCCGTGCTGGCCGACTGGATCACTGGCGCCAACGAAGTCGACTTCCACATGACCGGCGTCAACTGGGGCCGCGACCTGCCCGAGCCGGAAATCGTGGCGGACCTGCGCAACGTGGTGGCGGGCGATGCCTCGCCCGACGGCAAGGGCGTGCTGGCCATCGAGCGCGGCATCGAGGTCGGCCACGTCTTCGTGCTGGGCACCAAGTACAGCAAGGACATGAACGCCACGTACCTCGATGAAGGCGGCAAGCCGCAGTTCCTCGAGATGGGCTGCTACGGCATCGGCATCACCCGCCTGCCGGCCGCCGCCATCGAACAGAACCACGACGAGCGCGGGATCATCTGGCCCGACGCGCTGGCGCCGTTCACCGTGGTCGTCTGCCCGATCGGCATGGACCGCAGCCCCGAGGTCAAGGTGTCCGCCGAAGCGCTCTACGAAGAACTGCTCGCCAAGGGTGTCGACGTGCTGCTGGACGACCGCGGCGAGCGCCCCGGCGCGATGTTCGCCGACTGGGAACTGATCGGCGTGCCGCACCGCGTGGTCATTTCCGACCGTGGCCTGAAGGAAGGCCAACTCGAATACCAGCATCGCCGCGACACGGCTGCGACGAAGGTGCCGTCGGCCGACATCGCCGACTTCATCGCCGGCAAGCTCGCTGCATGA
- a CDS encoding RNA pyrophosphohydrolase, whose product MLDRDGFRPNVGIILLNQRNQVFWGKRIRTHSWQFPQGGIDRGESPEQAMFRELHEEVGLHPEHVRIVARTRDWLRYEVPDRFIRRDARGHYKGQKQIWYLLQLVGHDWDLNLRATDHPEFDAWRWHDYWVPLDVVVEFKRGVYEMALTELARYLPRQDFRNRFLRSNVRAREFERHSLDAGAPAGLDLPPGGSFDPHPDIPSASDEPSLPNDTHGKAPFFPTQR is encoded by the coding sequence ATGCTCGACCGGGACGGCTTCAGGCCCAACGTCGGCATCATCCTGCTCAACCAGAGAAACCAGGTTTTCTGGGGCAAACGCATACGCACGCATTCCTGGCAGTTTCCGCAAGGCGGCATAGACCGCGGCGAAAGTCCCGAGCAAGCCATGTTCCGGGAACTGCACGAGGAAGTGGGGCTCCATCCGGAGCATGTGCGCATCGTGGCCCGTACCCGCGACTGGTTGCGCTACGAGGTGCCGGATCGGTTCATCCGCCGTGACGCACGGGGCCACTACAAGGGCCAGAAACAAATCTGGTATCTGCTGCAACTCGTCGGCCACGACTGGGATCTCAACCTGCGTGCAACCGACCATCCCGAATTCGACGCCTGGCGCTGGCATGACTACTGGGTGCCGCTCGACGTTGTCGTCGAGTTCAAGCGCGGCGTCTACGAGATGGCGCTCACCGAGCTTGCTCGCTACCTGCCACGGCAGGATTTCCGCAACCGCTTTCTGCGCAGCAACGTGCGCGCCCGAGAATTCGAGCGCCATTCGCTGGACGCCGGAGCTCCCGCGGGTCTGGACTTGCCGCCCGGCGGCAGTTTCGATCCGCATCCCGACATTCCTTCTGCGAGCGATGAACCTTCTCTTCCCAACGACACGCACGGCAAAGCGCCCTTCTTTCCGACGCAACGCTGA
- a CDS encoding CNP1-like family protein, with translation MNLLFPTTRTAKRPSFRRNAERVLLLACFGILAGCASGKYDTDNPDWAQAGSAPPPKRSETDKEWEETAAPPPPAFSESRLLPIEMPPYMTLKFGIDPATITITPDGIVRYVVVASNRSGGAVNAFYEGVRCSTAEMKSYARYNSGAWQEVKKQEWKRINDLNSRYTMALSRQGICRGNAPRSSVGDMVQNIRNPIRELQ, from the coding sequence ATGAACCTTCTCTTCCCAACGACACGCACGGCAAAGCGCCCTTCTTTCCGACGCAACGCTGAGCGCGTCCTGCTGCTTGCGTGCTTCGGCATCCTCGCCGGCTGCGCCTCCGGCAAGTACGACACCGACAACCCCGACTGGGCACAGGCGGGTTCTGCGCCTCCTCCCAAGCGGTCCGAGACGGACAAGGAATGGGAAGAAACAGCAGCACCACCGCCGCCGGCCTTCAGCGAAAGCCGTCTGCTGCCGATCGAGATGCCCCCGTACATGACCCTTAAGTTCGGCATCGATCCGGCAACGATCACGATCACGCCCGATGGCATCGTGCGCTACGTGGTGGTGGCCAGCAACCGCAGCGGCGGCGCCGTCAATGCCTTCTACGAAGGCGTACGTTGCTCGACTGCCGAGATGAAGAGCTATGCGCGCTACAACAGCGGCGCATGGCAGGAAGTGAAGAAGCAGGAATGGAAGCGCATCAACGACCTGAACTCGCGCTACACGATGGCGTTGTCCCGCCAAGGAATCTGCCGCGGCAACGCGCCGCGCAGTTCGGTCGGGGACATGGTGCAGAACATTCGCAATCCGATTCGCGAACTGCAATAA